In Paenibacillus sp. 1781tsa1, one DNA window encodes the following:
- the rpoC gene encoding DNA-directed RNA polymerase subunit beta': MLDVNNFEYMKIGLASPEKIRSWSRGEVKKPETINYRTLKPEKEGLFCEKIFGPTKDWECHCGKYKRVRYKGVVCDRCGVEVTRAKVRRERMGHIELAAPVSHIWYFKGIPSRMGLALDMSPRSLEEIIYFASYVVTDPGETPLEKKQLLSEKEYRSYREKYGYGFQAGMGAEAVKKLLQDLDIDKELEFLKEELRTAQGQRRNRAIKRLEVIEAFRNSGNKPEWMIMDVLPVIPPELRPMVQLDGGRFATSDLNDLYRRVINRNNRLKRLLDLGAPDIIVQNEKRMLQEAVDALIDNGRRGRPVTGPGNRPLKSLSHMLKGKQGRFRQNLLGKRVDYSGRSVIVVGPYLKMYQCGLPKDMALELFKPFVMKELVNKGLAHNIKSAKRKVERVSPEVWDVLEEVIKEHPVLLNRAPTLHRLGIQAFEPILVEGKAIRLHPLVCTAYNADFDGDQMAVHVPLSAEAQAEARILMLASGNILNPKDGKPVVTPSQDMVLGSYYLTMDNKEEKGTGMILRTVNEAVSAYQRGTAGLHARVAIPVKALGKTSFTEEQQEGMLLTTVGKIIFNEIFPASFPYINDATRANLYQGTADHSFVYEKGADLREAIMNAPLAGGVGKEYLGSIIARCFEIYHTTETAVILDKIKQLGFTYSTRAGITVAVSDVIVPPEKFEILRQSEDKAQIVTNQYRRGLITNEERYDRIIDIWSKSKDDITEILMKSMDRYNSIMMMVDSKARGNKSQITQLGGMRGLMANPSGRIIELPIKSNFREGLTVLEYFISTHGARKGLADTALRTADSGYLTRRLVDVAQDVIVRDDDCGTDKGFTVSRIQDGKEVIEDLYDRIEGRYCFETVRHPETKEIIAGRNELIDSDKAEAIIKAGITKLQIRSVLSCRASHGVCKKCYGRNLATGKHVEIGEAVGIIAAQSIGEPGTQLTMRTFHTGGVAGDDITQGLPRIQELFEARNPKGQATISEIDGVVKEIREAKDRREIEIQGEAESKVYSVTYGSRVRVSEGMEIEAGDELTDGSIDPKEMLRIKGVRGVQNYILQEVQRVYRNQGVEINDKHVEVMIRQMLRKIRIVDAGDTTLLPGSFVDTHEYERANKIAILSDKEPAVAKPILLGITKASLETDSFLSAASFQETTRVLTDAAIKGKVDQLLGLKENVIIGKLIPAGTGMHRYRSIKFAEPEDGQSSVEELEPVSVD, encoded by the coding sequence TTGTTGGACGTCAACAATTTCGAATACATGAAGATCGGGCTTGCTTCCCCAGAGAAAATTCGTTCTTGGTCCCGCGGAGAAGTGAAAAAACCGGAAACGATCAACTATCGTACGTTGAAACCGGAAAAAGAAGGGCTGTTCTGCGAAAAGATTTTTGGCCCTACAAAAGACTGGGAATGTCATTGCGGTAAATACAAACGCGTCCGTTATAAAGGCGTTGTCTGTGATCGTTGTGGCGTTGAAGTAACACGTGCGAAAGTACGCCGCGAACGGATGGGCCATATTGAGCTCGCTGCTCCGGTATCGCATATCTGGTACTTCAAAGGTATTCCGAGCCGTATGGGTCTTGCTCTGGATATGTCTCCAAGATCTCTTGAAGAGATTATTTATTTTGCATCATATGTTGTAACAGATCCAGGAGAAACTCCACTGGAGAAAAAACAGCTGTTGTCCGAGAAAGAATACCGCAGCTACCGTGAAAAATACGGTTATGGTTTCCAGGCTGGCATGGGCGCAGAAGCGGTTAAAAAATTGCTTCAAGACCTTGACATAGACAAAGAGCTCGAGTTCCTGAAAGAAGAGCTCCGGACTGCGCAAGGACAACGTCGTAATCGTGCAATCAAACGTCTGGAAGTTATCGAAGCATTCCGCAACTCCGGCAACAAGCCAGAGTGGATGATCATGGATGTACTTCCTGTTATCCCGCCGGAACTTCGTCCGATGGTACAGTTGGACGGTGGACGTTTTGCAACGTCTGACCTGAATGACTTGTATCGCCGTGTAATCAACCGGAACAACCGTCTGAAACGTCTGCTTGATCTGGGCGCGCCAGATATTATCGTGCAAAATGAAAAACGGATGTTGCAGGAAGCTGTTGACGCATTGATCGATAATGGTCGTCGCGGTCGCCCGGTAACGGGTCCTGGTAACCGTCCATTGAAATCTCTCAGCCACATGCTGAAAGGTAAACAAGGACGTTTCCGTCAGAACTTGCTCGGTAAACGGGTTGACTATTCTGGTCGTTCCGTTATCGTTGTCGGACCTTACCTGAAAATGTATCAGTGTGGTCTGCCGAAAGATATGGCACTTGAATTGTTCAAGCCTTTCGTTATGAAAGAGCTTGTAAATAAAGGGCTTGCCCACAACATCAAGAGCGCGAAACGTAAAGTTGAGCGTGTAAGTCCTGAAGTATGGGATGTTCTTGAAGAAGTAATTAAGGAGCATCCGGTTCTGTTGAACCGTGCCCCTACGCTTCACAGACTCGGTATTCAAGCGTTTGAACCGATTCTCGTTGAAGGTAAAGCAATTCGTCTTCACCCACTCGTATGTACGGCATACAATGCCGACTTTGACGGTGACCAAATGGCCGTGCACGTTCCGTTGTCCGCTGAAGCTCAAGCGGAAGCACGTATCCTGATGCTTGCATCAGGTAACATTTTGAACCCGAAAGACGGTAAACCGGTTGTTACTCCTTCCCAGGATATGGTGCTTGGTTCTTATTACCTCACTATGGACAACAAGGAAGAAAAGGGCACAGGTATGATCTTGCGTACAGTTAACGAAGCTGTATCTGCATACCAACGTGGTACTGCTGGTCTGCATGCTCGTGTAGCTATTCCGGTTAAGGCGCTTGGTAAAACAAGCTTCACGGAAGAACAACAAGAAGGCATGTTGTTGACAACTGTTGGTAAAATTATCTTCAATGAAATTTTCCCGGCAAGCTTCCCGTATATCAATGATGCGACTCGTGCGAACCTGTACCAAGGTACTGCAGATCACTCATTTGTATATGAAAAAGGTGCTGACCTAAGAGAGGCTATTATGAATGCTCCTCTGGCTGGCGGTGTCGGCAAAGAATACCTCGGCTCCATCATTGCGCGTTGTTTTGAAATTTATCACACAACGGAAACTGCCGTTATTTTGGATAAAATCAAACAGCTTGGATTCACCTACTCTACTCGTGCCGGTATCACGGTTGCGGTATCTGATGTTATTGTTCCGCCTGAGAAGTTTGAAATTCTTAGACAGTCTGAGGATAAAGCACAAATCGTTACGAATCAGTACCGTCGTGGTCTGATTACGAATGAAGAGCGCTATGACCGTATCATTGATATCTGGTCAAAATCCAAAGATGACATCACTGAGATTCTGATGAAGTCCATGGATCGTTACAACTCGATCATGATGATGGTAGACTCCAAAGCACGGGGTAACAAATCGCAAATCACCCAATTGGGCGGTATGCGTGGTCTGATGGCCAACCCATCTGGTCGAATCATCGAACTCCCAATCAAATCAAACTTCCGTGAAGGTCTGACGGTACTCGAGTACTTTATCTCCACTCACGGAGCGCGTAAAGGTTTGGCGGATACAGCCCTGCGTACAGCCGATTCAGGTTACCTGACTCGTCGTCTCGTAGACGTAGCCCAAGACGTAATCGTGCGTGATGATGATTGTGGTACAGATAAGGGCTTTACGGTAAGTCGTATCCAGGATGGTAAAGAAGTTATTGAAGATCTCTACGACCGTATTGAAGGCAGATACTGCTTCGAGACAGTTCGTCATCCGGAAACAAAAGAAATCATTGCAGGTCGGAATGAATTGATTGACTCCGATAAAGCAGAAGCGATTATCAAAGCGGGAATCACCAAATTGCAAATCCGCTCCGTACTCAGCTGCCGTGCAAGTCATGGTGTCTGCAAGAAGTGTTATGGTCGTAACCTTGCGACAGGTAAACACGTGGAGATTGGTGAAGCAGTTGGAATTATTGCAGCACAATCCATTGGTGAGCCAGGAACACAGCTTACAATGCGTACGTTCCATACCGGCGGTGTAGCCGGAGACGATATTACGCAAGGTTTGCCGCGTATCCAAGAGTTGTTTGAAGCTCGTAATCCTAAGGGTCAAGCAACGATCAGTGAAATTGATGGTGTAGTTAAAGAGATTCGCGAAGCGAAAGATCGTCGTGAAATTGAAATTCAAGGTGAAGCGGAGTCCAAAGTATACTCTGTTACCTACGGTTCCCGTGTGCGCGTAAGCGAAGGCATGGAAATTGAAGCTGGTGATGAGTTGACAGATGGTTCCATCGATCCAAAAGAAATGCTGCGCATTAAAGGCGTACGTGGCGTACAGAACTACATTTTGCAGGAAGTACAGCGCGTATACCGTAACCAAGGCGTAGAAATCAATGACAAACACGTTGAAGTTATGATCCGTCAAATGCTGCGTAAAATCCGCATCGTAGATGCAGGTGATACAACGCTGTTGCCAGGATCGTTCGTAGATACGCATGAGTACGAAAGAGCTAACAAAATTGCGATTCTTAGTGATAAAGAGCCAGCGGTTGCTAAACCAATCCTGCTCGGTATTACGAAAGCATCCCTGGAAACAGACTCGTTCCTCTCGGCGGCTTCGTTCCAAGAAACTACACGTGTACTGACAGATGCAGCGATCAAAGGTAAAGTCGATCAGTTGCTCGGTCTGAAGGAAAATGTAATCATCGGTAAATTGATTCCTGCAGGTACAGGTATGCACCGTTACCGCAGCATCAAATTTGCTGAGCCAGAAGATGGCCAATCTTCAGTAGAAGAACTCGAGCCAGTTTCGGTTGATTAA
- the rpoB gene encoding DNA-directed RNA polymerase subunit beta, translating into MAGHLVQYGRRTRRSYARINEILEVPNLIEIQQKSYDWFLEEGLREMFQDISPIQDFTGNLILEFIDYSLGEPKYTVDDAKERDVTYAAPLRVKVRLINKETGEVKEQEVFMGDFPLMTNTGTFIINGAERVIVSQLVRSPSVYFSTKVDKNAKKTYTATVIPNRGAWLELEMDAKDVVYVRIDRTRKIPVTVLLRSLGFGTDAEILDLLGNDEYIRNTLDKDNTDSTEKALIEIYERLRPGEPPTLDNAKSLLVARFFDPKRYDLANVGRYKMNKKLHIKNRLFNQRLAESLVDAETGEIIAEAGQMVDRRLLDEIMPYLEKSVGFRTYHVGNGVLDANDIPMQTIDVFSPTEDGKVVKLIANANIDKSVKNVTPADIISSISYFLNLLQGIGSTDDIDHLGNRRLRSVGELLQNQFRIGLSRMERVVRERMSIQDANVITPQALINIRPVIASIKEFFGSSQLSQFMDQTNPLGELTHKRRLSALGPGGLTRERAGMEVRDVHPSHYGRMCPIETPEGPNIGLINSLSTFARVNEYGFIEAPYRWVDPKTGIVTEQIDYLTADEEDNYVIAQANAKLNEDGTFEEEAIIVRYNKQSDNILTMPSERVDYMDVSPKQVVSVATALIPFLENDDSNRALMGSNMQRQAVPLLIPKAPLVGTGMEHKAAKDSGVCIVSDYDGIIERSSANEIWLRRVEEVDGQEVKGDIVKYKLHKFMRSNQGTCINQRPIVKRGAAVKAGDILADGPSTEMGELALGRNVVVAFMTWEGYNYEDAILLSEKLVKEDVYTSIHIEEYESEARDTKLGPEEITRDIPNVGEEALRNLDERGIIRIGAEISAGDILVGKVTPKGVTELTAEERLLHAIFGEKAREVRDTSLRVPHGTDGIVVDVKVFTRENGDELPPGVNQLVRVYIAQKRKISEGDKMAGRHGNKGVVARILPEEDMPFLPDGTPVQIVLNPLGVPSRMNIGQVLEVHLGMAAMQLGIHVATPVFDGAKEYDVFDTMEEAGMQRNGKTVLYDGRTGEEFEREVTVGVMHMIKLAHMVDDKIHARSTGPYSLVTQQPLGGKAQFGGQRFGEMEVWALEAYGAAYTLQEILTVKSDDVVGRVKTYESIVKGENVPEPGVPESFKVLIKELQSLGMDVKILSEDEQEIEMREMDDEDDAASDKLSLNLEGTEVGAE; encoded by the coding sequence TTGGCAGGACATCTTGTTCAATATGGTCGACGCACTCGGCGCAGTTATGCACGAATTAACGAGATACTCGAAGTTCCTAACCTGATTGAAATCCAACAAAAATCTTATGATTGGTTTTTGGAGGAAGGGTTGCGCGAAATGTTCCAGGATATCTCGCCGATCCAGGATTTTACAGGTAACTTGATTTTGGAATTTATCGATTACAGTCTCGGTGAACCGAAGTATACAGTAGACGACGCGAAAGAGCGTGACGTTACTTATGCAGCACCGCTTCGGGTCAAAGTCCGGCTCATTAATAAGGAAACCGGCGAAGTCAAAGAGCAGGAAGTATTCATGGGAGATTTCCCGCTGATGACCAACACGGGCACATTTATTATTAATGGTGCGGAACGGGTTATTGTCAGCCAGTTGGTTCGCTCTCCTAGCGTTTACTTCAGTACCAAAGTAGATAAAAACGCCAAAAAAACGTATACCGCTACAGTTATTCCTAACCGCGGCGCTTGGTTGGAACTGGAGATGGACGCGAAGGATGTTGTTTACGTCCGGATCGACCGTACACGTAAAATACCGGTTACGGTTCTCCTGCGTTCACTTGGTTTTGGCACAGATGCTGAGATTCTGGATCTGCTCGGTAATGACGAATATATCCGCAACACACTGGACAAAGACAACACGGATTCCACGGAGAAAGCACTCATTGAGATCTATGAGCGTCTTCGTCCGGGCGAGCCACCAACGTTGGATAATGCGAAAAGCTTGCTCGTAGCACGTTTCTTTGATCCAAAACGTTATGACCTGGCTAATGTAGGTCGTTACAAAATGAATAAAAAACTTCACATCAAAAACCGTTTGTTTAACCAACGCTTGGCTGAATCACTTGTTGACGCTGAAACAGGTGAAATCATTGCTGAAGCAGGCCAAATGGTTGATCGTCGTTTATTGGATGAAATCATGCCGTATCTGGAGAAAAGCGTTGGATTCCGCACGTATCACGTGGGTAACGGCGTTTTGGATGCCAATGATATCCCTATGCAAACGATTGATGTGTTCTCACCAACTGAAGATGGTAAAGTGGTCAAACTGATTGCCAATGCAAACATTGACAAGTCCGTTAAAAACGTGACACCGGCGGATATCATTTCGTCCATCAGTTACTTCCTTAACCTTCTGCAGGGAATTGGTAGCACGGATGATATCGATCATCTGGGCAACCGTCGTTTGCGTTCGGTGGGTGAACTCCTGCAGAATCAGTTCCGTATCGGTTTGTCCCGTATGGAGCGTGTGGTTCGTGAGAGAATGTCCATTCAGGATGCCAACGTCATTACACCACAGGCATTGATCAACATACGTCCTGTTATTGCATCAATTAAAGAGTTCTTTGGTAGCTCTCAGTTGTCACAGTTTATGGATCAAACGAACCCACTGGGTGAGTTGACACATAAACGTCGTTTGTCCGCACTCGGACCCGGTGGTTTGACGCGTGAGCGCGCAGGTATGGAAGTGCGTGACGTCCATCCATCCCACTATGGCCGTATGTGTCCAATCGAGACTCCAGAGGGACCAAACATCGGTTTGATCAACTCCTTGTCTACGTTCGCCCGTGTGAATGAATATGGCTTCATTGAAGCTCCATATCGTTGGGTTGATCCGAAGACAGGTATTGTGACCGAGCAAATTGATTACCTGACAGCGGACGAAGAGGACAACTATGTCATCGCGCAAGCGAATGCGAAGTTGAACGAAGACGGTACATTTGAAGAAGAAGCGATCATTGTACGTTACAACAAACAGTCGGATAACATCCTTACGATGCCGAGTGAACGAGTTGACTACATGGACGTATCTCCTAAACAGGTTGTATCCGTCGCTACAGCGCTTATCCCGTTCCTTGAGAACGATGACTCCAACCGTGCACTCATGGGATCTAACATGCAGCGGCAGGCGGTTCCACTCTTGATTCCTAAAGCGCCACTTGTAGGAACAGGTATGGAGCACAAAGCTGCAAAAGACTCTGGTGTATGTATTGTCTCCGATTATGACGGAATTATTGAACGTTCTTCTGCGAACGAAATTTGGCTCCGTCGTGTTGAAGAAGTGGATGGTCAGGAAGTCAAAGGCGATATCGTTAAATATAAATTACACAAATTTATGCGTTCGAACCAAGGAACATGCATTAACCAGCGTCCGATTGTCAAAAGAGGTGCTGCTGTTAAAGCTGGCGATATCCTCGCTGACGGTCCTTCAACGGAAATGGGTGAATTGGCTCTGGGACGTAACGTCGTTGTTGCCTTCATGACTTGGGAAGGTTACAACTACGAGGATGCGATCTTGCTCAGTGAAAAACTCGTTAAAGAAGATGTATACACATCCATCCATATCGAGGAGTATGAGTCAGAAGCACGTGATACCAAGCTCGGACCTGAAGAGATCACACGTGATATCCCTAACGTTGGGGAAGAAGCGTTGCGTAACTTGGATGAGCGCGGTATTATCCGAATCGGTGCTGAGATCAGTGCTGGCGACATTCTGGTAGGTAAAGTAACGCCTAAGGGTGTAACAGAGCTGACAGCAGAAGAACGTCTCCTGCATGCAATCTTTGGTGAGAAAGCACGTGAAGTACGTGATACTTCCTTGCGTGTACCACACGGTACTGACGGTATCGTAGTAGACGTGAAAGTATTTACCCGTGAAAACGGTGATGAACTGCCTCCAGGTGTTAACCAACTCGTTCGTGTATATATCGCTCAAAAACGGAAAATTTCCGAGGGTGATAAAATGGCCGGACGTCACGGTAACAAAGGGGTCGTGGCCCGCATCTTGCCGGAAGAAGATATGCCTTTCCTGCCAGACGGTACACCGGTTCAAATCGTTCTTAACCCACTGGGCGTACCTTCCCGGATGAATATCGGTCAAGTACTTGAGGTTCACTTGGGTATGGCCGCGATGCAACTGGGTATTCACGTAGCAACTCCTGTATTCGACGGAGCGAAGGAGTATGACGTCTTCGATACGATGGAAGAAGCAGGAATGCAACGTAATGGTAAAACTGTCCTGTATGATGGTCGTACAGGTGAAGAGTTCGAACGTGAAGTTACCGTTGGTGTCATGCACATGATCAAATTGGCACACATGGTTGATGATAAAATCCATGCCCGTTCCACGGGTCCTTACTCACTTGTTACGCAACAGCCATTGGGTGGTAAAGCCCAATTTGGTGGACAGCGTTTCGGGGAGATGGAAGTATGGGCGCTTGAGGCGTACGGTGCTGCTTATACGCTGCAAGAAATCTTGACTGTTAAATCCGATGATGTTGTTGGTCGGGTTAAAACATATGAATCCATCGTCAAAGGCGAGAATGTTCCGGAACCAGGTGTTCCTGAATCATTCAAAGTATTGATCAAAGAGCTGCAAAGCTTGGGTATGGACGTTAAGATTTTGAGTGAAGATGAGCAAGAGATTGAAATGAGAGAAATGGACGATGAAGATGACGCTGCGAGCGATAAGCTCAGCCTCAACCTTGAGGGTACAGAGGTCGGAGCGGAATAA
- a CDS encoding class I SAM-dependent methyltransferase — translation MSNHYYSDKPQVAHDRRATEAVLRGFSLRFVTDAGVFSKNGIDYGSRVLIDAIELPSGAHVLDVGCGYGPMGLTAAKLVPDGHVTMIDINERAVELSRENAKANGINNVTVLQSNLLAEVKKQDFDVILTNPPIRAGKETVHTIFEQAHRHLKVGGSLWIVIQKKQGAPSAKAKLESLFGRVEEVTKDKGYRIFKAMKSEEGSTKS, via the coding sequence ATGTCCAATCATTATTATTCGGACAAACCGCAAGTAGCACATGATCGTAGAGCAACTGAAGCGGTTCTTCGCGGTTTCAGTCTGCGATTCGTGACGGACGCCGGTGTGTTTTCCAAAAACGGAATCGATTATGGCAGCAGAGTATTGATTGATGCGATAGAGTTGCCATCAGGGGCTCATGTTCTCGATGTGGGTTGTGGATACGGACCGATGGGTCTTACAGCAGCCAAACTTGTACCGGATGGGCATGTCACCATGATCGATATCAACGAGAGAGCCGTTGAACTTTCCAGGGAAAATGCAAAAGCGAACGGAATTAACAATGTTACTGTATTGCAAAGTAATCTACTGGCTGAAGTAAAAAAGCAAGATTTTGACGTTATCTTAACCAATCCGCCTATACGGGCTGGGAAAGAGACAGTTCATACTATTTTCGAACAGGCACATCGCCATCTGAAGGTAGGCGGTTCGTTGTGGATTGTCATTCAGAAAAAACAAGGGGCCCCATCAGCAAAAGCGAAATTGGAATCTTTGTTTGGAAGAGTGGAAGAAGTGACGAAGGATAAAGGCTACCGGATTTTCAAAGCGATGAAATCGGAAGAGGGTTCTACTAAAAGCTGA
- the rplL gene encoding 50S ribosomal protein L7/L12 translates to MSKEQILEAIKGMTVLELNDLVKAIEEEFGVTAAAPVAAAGAVASAEAEQSEFDVILTNAGASKINVIKAVREITGLGLKEAKELVDNAPKALKEKVAKEEAEAVKAKLEEAGATIEVK, encoded by the coding sequence ATGAGTAAAGAGCAAATCTTGGAAGCAATCAAAGGCATGACTGTACTGGAATTGAACGATCTTGTTAAAGCAATCGAAGAAGAATTCGGCGTAACTGCTGCAGCTCCAGTAGCTGCTGCAGGTGCAGTAGCTTCTGCTGAAGCTGAGCAATCCGAGTTCGACGTAATCTTGACTAACGCTGGTGCTTCCAAAATCAACGTTATCAAAGCAGTTCGCGAAATCACAGGTCTTGGCCTGAAAGAAGCAAAAGAACTGGTTGACAACGCTCCAAAAGCATTGAAAGAAAAAGTTGCTAAAGAAGAAGCAGAAGCGGTTAAAGCTAAGCTTGAAGAAGCAGGCGCTACAATCGAAGTTAAATAA
- the rplJ gene encoding 50S ribosomal protein L10 gives MANAKVIQAKQESVDAVTAKLRESVTTVVVDYRGLNVAQVTELRKQLREAGIEFQVLKNSLLRRAAAAAELTELDSVLTGPTAIAFSVDDVVAPAKILNDFAKKNDALELKGAVVEGRVIGVQEVKALAELPSRDGLLSMLLSVLQAPVRNFALAVKAVAEKEEQGA, from the coding sequence TTGGCAAACGCAAAAGTGATTCAAGCAAAACAAGAGTCCGTTGATGCAGTAACAGCAAAATTGCGCGAGAGCGTTACAACTGTTGTTGTTGACTATCGCGGATTGAACGTTGCCCAAGTAACTGAGTTGCGTAAGCAACTTCGTGAAGCAGGGATCGAATTCCAAGTGCTGAAAAACTCGTTGCTTCGCCGTGCAGCTGCAGCAGCAGAACTGACAGAACTCGATAGTGTTCTTACAGGTCCTACTGCAATTGCATTCAGCGTAGATGACGTTGTGGCTCCAGCTAAAATTCTGAACGACTTCGCGAAAAAGAACGATGCATTGGAATTGAAAGGTGCTGTCGTAGAAGGTCGCGTAATCGGAGTACAAGAAGTTAAGGCGTTGGCAGAATTGCCATCCCGCGATGGACTCCTTTCCATGCTCCTCAGCGTGCTTCAAGCGCCAGTGCGCAACTTCGCGCTTGCGGTTAAAGCAGTTGCAGAAAAAGAAGAACAAGGCGCGTAA
- the rplA gene encoding 50S ribosomal protein L1 — translation MAKHGKKYLEAAKLIDSEATYEPSEAVELVKKAATAKFDETIEAAVRLGVDPRKQDQAVRGVVVLPHGTGKTQRVLVFAKGDKAKEAEAAGADYVGDADMINKIQQGWFEFDVCVATPDMMSEVGKLGRLLGGKGLMPNPKAGTVTFDVTKAVQEIKAGKIEYRLDRAGQIHAPIGKASFSSEQLNENFKALMEALNRAKPAAAKGVYLKNVSLSSTMGPGARVNAAAFR, via the coding sequence ATGGCTAAACACGGTAAAAAATACCTGGAAGCTGCTAAGCTGATTGACAGCGAAGCAACTTACGAGCCTTCAGAAGCTGTAGAGCTTGTGAAAAAGGCAGCTACTGCAAAATTCGATGAAACAATCGAAGCAGCAGTTCGTTTGGGTGTAGACCCTCGTAAGCAAGACCAGGCTGTACGTGGTGTTGTTGTCTTGCCACACGGCACAGGTAAAACACAACGCGTATTGGTATTTGCAAAAGGTGACAAAGCGAAAGAAGCGGAAGCGGCTGGCGCGGACTATGTTGGTGATGCAGACATGATCAACAAAATCCAACAAGGCTGGTTCGAATTCGACGTCTGCGTAGCGACACCAGATATGATGAGTGAAGTAGGTAAATTGGGCCGACTGCTCGGCGGTAAAGGTCTGATGCCTAACCCTAAAGCCGGAACGGTAACTTTCGATGTAACTAAGGCTGTTCAAGAAATTAAAGCCGGTAAAATCGAATATCGTCTGGATCGTGCAGGTCAAATTCATGCACCGATTGGTAAAGCTTCTTTCTCTTCTGAGCAACTTAATGAGAACTTCAAAGCTCTCATGGAAGCTCTGAATCGTGCTAAACCAGCGGCAGCAAAAGGTGTTTATCTGAAGAATGTTAGTCTTTCTTCCACGATGGGCCCTGGCGCACGCGTGAACGCAGCAGCTTTTAGATAA